The proteins below come from a single Verrucomicrobiia bacterium genomic window:
- a CDS encoding phosphatase: MAGEYPSHQRSAKARVRLRAYLEAGVNFFLDLTVPGELRSYEYFLYEESQALGLMPIYQRLPIPDAGVPRTPDYMVQILNVIDRAIAERRLVYVHCWGGIGRTGVVVGCYLVRHGMTGEQALQELARLWKTVEKSEYFPDSPETPQQREYILKWREPAKTRRG; the protein is encoded by the coding sequence ATGGCCGGGGAATATCCCAGCCATCAGCGTTCGGCAAAAGCCCGGGTACGCCTGCGCGCTTATTTGGAAGCGGGGGTGAACTTTTTCCTCGATCTCACCGTGCCGGGGGAGCTGCGTTCGTATGAATATTTTCTATATGAGGAATCGCAGGCGCTGGGGCTGATGCCCATTTATCAGCGCTTGCCGATTCCCGATGCGGGCGTGCCCCGCACGCCGGATTACATGGTGCAAATATTGAACGTGATTGACCGCGCAATTGCCGAGCGCCGTTTGGTGTACGTGCACTGTTGGGGCGGCATCGGGCGCACCGGGGTGGTGGTGGGCTGTTACCTGGTGCGGCACGGCATGACGGGCGAGCAGGCCCTGCAGGAGCTGGCCCGGTTGTGGAAAACCGTGGAAAAGTCCGAGTACTTTCCAGACTCGCCGGAAACGCCGCAGCAGCGCGAGTACATTCTGAAATGGCGCGAGCCGGCGAAGACCCGCCGGGGTTAA